A segment of the Georgenia sp. M64 genome:
CCACGGGTGGGCAGCAGCGAGAGCGAACGGGCGACCCCGGACGGCACGAGCTCGTCGTCGGCGTCGAGAAGGACGATCGCCGGCGACGTGCAGGCCCGCACACCCGCCCGGCGGGCGGCGGCCGCCCCGGCGTTGGGCTGGACGAGGGTGGTGCAGCCGAGGCTCCGGGCGAGCGCCGCGGTGGAGTCGGTGGAGCCGTCGTCGACGACGACGACCTCCTCGGCCCCGCACGCCCGGGCGCTGGCCACCGCCCGGGCCAGGGTGCGCTCGGCCTGGTAGGCGGGGATGACCACGCCGAGCCCGGTGGTCACCGACGCCCGCCGTCTCCGCGAGCCCCATCGTCTCCGCGAGCCCCACCGTCTCGGGGCGCCCCACCGTCCCGGCGAGCGTCCAGGGCTCCGGCCCCGGCGGCGACGGTCATGCGGTCGGCTGCCTCCGGGGCGAGGAGCCCACCGGCCCGGTCCCGTCCGGCCCCGCCCGCCGGCCCGGCCGGTCGTGCCGACGTGGCGGCCAGCGCAAGGAAGACCCACGGGAAGGTCATCCAGAATCCGTTCGTCGACGTCGAGGTGAGCACGACGGCGAGGAAGACGGGCAGCGCCCCGAGCCGGTCCGCGCTGCGCGCCCAGAGGGCGAGGAGGAGCACCGCGAACGCGAGCACCCCGACGACGCCGGCGTCGTAGAGCCAGGCGATCCAGAGGTTGCCCACGTACCCCTCGGTCACGCCGGTGATGTCCACCGGGTGGCGCTGCGCGTAGGAGTTCACGCCGAGGCCGAACAGCCACGCGTCGGCGGCGTCGAGATCGGCCAGGGCGAGGCGCCAGGTGTCCACGCGGTACGAGCCGGTCCCGATCTCGAAGTTGAGGAGGTTCTCGATCTTCCACACCAGCGAGCCCGGCTCCGCGCGCAGCTCGCCCCAGCGCGCGAGGAGGAGCCCGGCCCCCAGGGCGTAGACCATGAGGGCCGGCGGCGACCGGAGCACCCGTCCGTGCCGCGTGAGCGCCCAGAAGGCCAGCACGACGGCCAGGGCCACCCAGGCCGCCCGGGTGTTGGTGAGCACCAGGGCGACGACGACGGGCACGGCGAGGAGCAGGTGCCGCGGCGAGAGCTGGCGGCGCCGGTGCACCATGACGGCGAGCCAGCCGGCACAGATGCCCCCCATGAGGTTCGGCTCCAGGGCGAGCCCCCGCACCCGGGGCAGCCCGCCGCCCTGGGACGAGGCGACCAGCGGGGTGGTCTCGGGGGGCAGGGCGACGAGCAGGACGAGCGAGACGGCGCACACGGCACCGAGGATCCACGTCCCGGTGCGGACGAGGGCGGCGTGGTGCGGCGCGAGCCGGAGCACGAGGAAGTATGCGGCCACCCCGGCGGTGAGGTTGAGGAGCATGAACAGCGAGCGCACCGGCTCCGGCGCCACGAGGACGGAGGAGAGGAACGACGCCGCCCACCACGCCGCGAGGCCCGCCGTCGCCACCGCCCCAGCACGCACGGGAGGCGGCCCCGTCCCGCGCCCGTCGAGGACGGCCGCAAGGGCCAGCAGGGCGAGGGCGAGCAGCTCGACCCGGACCGTCGCGGGGCCCACCTCGAGGGCGACACCGTTGGCGAGCATGGCGAGGAAGAACACGGCGAACGCGGCGCGGACGCTCAGCGCCAGGCGCGGCAGCCACAGGGCCGCGGCGACCGCGACCGCGGTGACCACCCCCGGCAGCACGTACTCCCTCACGGGGGCATCCCAGCACCTCAGGACGCGCGGGGGAAGGGTGCTCGCAGTCTCGACGCCGTCGCCGGTCCGAGCACGTGCGGCTCGAGCACGGCCGGGACGAGCTCGGGTGGTGCCACGGGCGCCGGTAGCACGGGGACCGGCTGCGGGCGCGGGACGCCCCACGAGGCCGCGACCCCGGCCCGGTGGCCGGTGGGCCTGACCCGCACCGGGCCACCGACGGCCAGGCGGGTCGCGAGCGCCTCGTAGGCGTCCGCGACCTCCTCCCAGTCGTAGCGACGGGCGCGCTCGAGGGAGCGGATGCCGCGGCGGGCCGTGGCGTAGGGGTCGGCCTCGGCCGACTCGACGGCACGGGCGACGTCCGCCACGGTGACGAAGTACTGCCCAGCCTCGGCCAGGACGTCGCGGTTGAACGGGACGTCGTAGGCGAGGCAGGGCGCGCCGGCCCCGATCGCCCGCAGCAACGACGGGTTCGTCCCGCCCACGCTGTGTCCGTGGAGGTACGTCGCACAGCCCGCGTAGAGCTGGTCGAGGAGCTCCTGGTCCCACATCCCGCCGAGGAAGCGCACCCGGTCGTCGGCGAGGGCGTGGACCGTCGCGGTGTACTCGTTCGAGTACGGTGCCGTGCCGACGACGACGAGCGGCAGCCTCGCGCTGCTGCGGACGTAGCCCTCGACGACGAGGTGGAGGTGGTTCTCGGGCTCGAACCGGGCGACCGCGAGGTGGTAGCGGCCCGGCAGCAGGCCCAGCTCCGCCAGCCGGTCCGACCCGGGCGCCACGATGGGTGCACCGTAGGCGATCTGGTTGCTCTCGGCCGCGAACTCGGCCCGGTAGTACTCCGCGATGCCCTCGGCGTCGGCGATGAGGGCGTCCGCCCAGCGGACCCCCAGGCACTCCGCGAGGAGGTAGTAGGCCCGACCCGCACCGGCCCACTTGGCCCGCCGCCACTCGAGCCCGTCGACGTGCAGCGCCACCGGCACGCGTAGCGCCCGCAGCGCCGGCAGGAACGGGGAGTTGGCGGCGTTGAACACCATGGCGACGTCGGGACGGCCGGCGGCGAGCAGGTGCCCCACCGACAGGGCCGTGTGGGACAGGGTCTCGAGGCTCTTGCGTCGCAGCGCGGGAAGGTGCACGAGCCGCATCCCGAGGTGCTCCGGCGGACCAGCCTTGCCACCGGTCCGGCAGTACACGAGGACGTCGTGGCCGCGGGCCGCGAGGCGGCTGCCGACCTCCTCCACCGCCGTCTCGAAGCCGCCGTAGCGGGCCGGGACACCACGGGTCCCGAGGAAGGCGATGCGCAACCGGCCCGACCCTGCGCTCATGGTGGCCTCGCTTCCGTCGGGTCAGTACGCGCCGTCGGCGCGCAGCACGGCGCCGGCCGTCCGCAGGAGGATGACCACGTCACGCCGAAGCGAGCGGTGCTCGACGTAGTCCAGGTCGAGACGGACGGACTCCGCCCAGGACAGGTCGGACCGGCCGCTGATCTGCCACGGCCCCGTGATCCCGGGCTTGAGGAGGAGCCGGCGCCGGGCTGCCGGGTCGTACCGGGCCACCTCGTCGGGCAGGGCCGGGCGCGGGCCCACCACGCTCATGTGGCCCCGCAGGGCGTCCCACAGCTGGGGGAGCTCGTCGAGGCAGTACCGCCGCAGGAACCGGCCGACGGGCGTGACGCGCGGGTCGTCGTGCATCTTGAACAGGACGCCGTTGCCGTCGCTGAACGGGGTCAGCCCGGCGCGACGGGACTCGGCGTCAACCGTCATCGAGCGGAACTTGTGCATGGTGAAGGTGCGTCCGTCGCGCCCGACCCGGACCTGGCGGAACAGCACCGGGCCGCCGTCCCCGGCGGCGACGGCCAGCGCGACCGCCAGGAGCACCGGGGTGAGGAGCACCAGGGCGACCACCGCGACCACGACGTCCATCGCCCGTTTGAGTGCGG
Coding sequences within it:
- a CDS encoding DUF1972 domain-containing protein gives rise to the protein MSAGSGRLRIAFLGTRGVPARYGGFETAVEEVGSRLAARGHDVLVYCRTGGKAGPPEHLGMRLVHLPALRRKSLETLSHTALSVGHLLAAGRPDVAMVFNAANSPFLPALRALRVPVALHVDGLEWRRAKWAGAGRAYYLLAECLGVRWADALIADAEGIAEYYRAEFAAESNQIAYGAPIVAPGSDRLAELGLLPGRYHLAVARFEPENHLHLVVEGYVRSSARLPLVVVGTAPYSNEYTATVHALADDRVRFLGGMWDQELLDQLYAGCATYLHGHSVGGTNPSLLRAIGAGAPCLAYDVPFNRDVLAEAGQYFVTVADVARAVESAEADPYATARRGIRSLERARRYDWEEVADAYEALATRLAVGGPVRVRPTGHRAGVAASWGVPRPQPVPVLPAPVAPPELVPAVLEPHVLGPATASRLRAPFPRAS
- a CDS encoding sugar transferase; its protein translation is MAIVEQRATTEIGWPVTAPLARPFTRTRDRRVVSLPALSADAALKRAMDVVVAVVALVLLTPVLLAVALAVAAGDGGPVLFRQVRVGRDGRTFTMHKFRSMTVDAESRRAGLTPFSDGNGVLFKMHDDPRVTPVGRFLRRYCLDELPQLWDALRGHMSVVGPRPALPDEVARYDPAARRRLLLKPGITGPWQISGRSDLSWAESVRLDLDYVEHRSLRRDVVILLRTAGAVLRADGAY
- a CDS encoding O-antigen ligase family protein, translating into MREYVLPGVVTAVAVAAALWLPRLALSVRAAFAVFFLAMLANGVALEVGPATVRVELLALALLALAAVLDGRGTGPPPVRAGAVATAGLAAWWAASFLSSVLVAPEPVRSLFMLLNLTAGVAAYFLVLRLAPHHAALVRTGTWILGAVCAVSLVLLVALPPETTPLVASSQGGGLPRVRGLALEPNLMGGICAGWLAVMVHRRRQLSPRHLLLAVPVVVALVLTNTRAAWVALAVVLAFWALTRHGRVLRSPPALMVYALGAGLLLARWGELRAEPGSLVWKIENLLNFEIGTGSYRVDTWRLALADLDAADAWLFGLGVNSYAQRHPVDITGVTEGYVGNLWIAWLYDAGVVGVLAFAVLLLALWARSADRLGALPVFLAVVLTSTSTNGFWMTFPWVFLALAATSARPAGPAGGAGRDRAGGLLAPEAADRMTVAAGAGALDARRDGGAPRDGGARGDDGARGDGGRR